A window of the Roseburia sp. 831b genome harbors these coding sequences:
- the larC gene encoding nickel pincer cofactor biosynthesis protein LarC: MKTLYFECNMGAAGDMLMSSLFELCEKKELFLTTMNQLFSPEVKLTPLKVSKNGIMGTQMQVLIHGEEEGVYDFPEKKHTKEHHHHHHASYSDILAKIKTLDLPSVVKENAAAIYQLIGDAEAAVHGTTIEQIHFHEVGTLDALVDIVGCSYLIYLIAPEQILCSPIHVGSGFVKCAHGILPVPAPATAQILKGIPSYSGEIVSELCTPTGAAILKHFVHEFCSMPVFDIQAIGYGMGHKEFKTLNCVRAFWGENTPSANKDQVLEISCNLDDMTGEAIGFATELLMEQGALDVYTVPIQMKKNRPGILFVCLCSPKDKDRFTDLIFTHTTTRGMRYQSYERTKLISSSSTVSTPYGDIRIKESVGSNIKHQKPEYDDVKKAAKTHNVSLEDVYREIRNS; the protein is encoded by the coding sequence ATGAAAACATTATATTTTGAATGCAATATGGGTGCCGCAGGTGATATGTTAATGTCGTCTCTCTTTGAGCTCTGCGAAAAGAAAGAACTCTTTCTTACCACCATGAATCAGTTGTTTTCTCCTGAAGTAAAGCTGACTCCTCTTAAGGTATCCAAAAACGGTATCATGGGAACACAGATGCAGGTGTTAATCCATGGCGAAGAAGAAGGGGTCTATGATTTTCCTGAGAAAAAACATACAAAAGAACACCACCATCATCACCATGCCAGCTATTCGGATATCTTAGCCAAAATAAAAACGCTCGACCTTCCTTCTGTTGTAAAAGAGAATGCAGCCGCCATCTACCAGCTGATTGGCGATGCAGAGGCAGCGGTTCATGGCACTACCATAGAACAGATTCACTTTCACGAAGTTGGAACCCTGGATGCACTCGTTGATATCGTAGGCTGTTCCTACCTCATTTACCTGATTGCACCGGAACAAATTCTTTGTTCTCCTATCCATGTCGGAAGTGGTTTTGTCAAGTGTGCGCATGGCATATTGCCGGTTCCGGCTCCTGCAACCGCACAGATTTTAAAAGGGATTCCATCTTACAGCGGAGAGATTGTCTCCGAACTGTGTACCCCTACCGGCGCCGCAATTTTAAAACATTTCGTGCATGAATTTTGTTCTATGCCTGTTTTTGATATTCAGGCGATTGGATATGGTATGGGTCACAAAGAATTTAAAACCCTCAACTGTGTGCGCGCTTTTTGGGGCGAAAACACTCCTTCCGCTAACAAAGATCAGGTTCTGGAAATCTCCTGCAATTTGGATGATATGACCGGAGAGGCAATCGGATTTGCAACAGAACTTCTGATGGAACAGGGCGCTCTTGACGTATATACCGTACCCATCCAAATGAAAAAGAACCGGCCTGGCATTCTTTTCGTCTGCCTTTGCAGCCCTAAGGACAAAGACCGCTTTACCGATTTGATTTTTACCCACACAACGACACGTGGCATGCGCTATCAATCTTATGAGCGCACCAAACTAATCTCCTCATCCTCCACCGTTTCGACGCCTTACGGCGACATTCGGATAAAGGAAAGTGTAGGTTCAAACATCAAGCATCAGAAACCAGAATATGACGATGTTAAAAAAGCCGCAAAAACCCATAACGTTTCTCTAGAAGACGTATATCGGGAAATCAGGAACTCTTAG
- a CDS encoding alpha-amylase family glycosyl hydrolase yields MKRFFKRAVSMGLIATLVATLLPSSFGWSLTAKAAENTVVVSDLMQVKIGETVTDMQLYRNGVYEAACNLTAGTYEANLLVNGETVGDADSVTVSADETVYFRYRDGVFQDSVSDNTLVHSAAIVGNFMGIEFLSDSEDETSRYDIASWNPEDTNAELAYIGGGLYERTYYFKELTEDVELADGGYKVAFDDAWGSDFGNGSSNIALTIPAGSTSLTVLCDEINRVVYDSIRTPDFVIKQNSGDVNANAFHTTVSLIGTARCDEAANWSAGATGYEFSQISDTLFLYQKVFAAGNYEYKCVFNYSNWYEAEGGNKKLAIEADNTNVIFLYDTTTGLLKDSLNNASEVAQALGMEAEPEAPAEAKVEDLANGKTRFTMPVPQGSSVELYYAAKADVEKDGASAFEKLALNKTKTEEETGNDVYQTQDLFLGDNAIDAVYYYMVDGNKQLDSSNDTVTVNGENYSSYTRDAFKGRLVNVPGTFPGPSWDAASNKMTYVGNGIYQYTFKDVPAANYQFKISFGSWDENYGVAGKPGGDNYSLTVPEKQDVTVYYSDFSHLAVTSIDYVFADISLLGTGIPADTKLTDEGLTGIYSVTVPMKKGTYTDLKLHDNKENVSYEFGTVKVDEDKDVTFYYDPSSEVFYCDASNEPIEEEHIYYNTKSSDCKSVYGAVATGEDVTFTIQTGTDIKNVRLVVKGVEKKVLPLEKTGDVTDGVQKWSVTTNFSKIGEVQYYFVLSNGSAVKIYSDDDGYYGEGMVTDLTNIKPYDLVVYQDGFKTPDWMKNAVIYQIFPERFFDGDVSNDFAQTSARGETDYEYITDWDTLPENPEQETKLDEDTYKSTGAYYGDGNWSNEIYGGDLAGITDKIDYLKALGVNVIYINPVFSSISSHRYDTSDYEMIDPILGDLGDFKELVKTAEENDMHIVLDGVFNHVSDDSKYFDRYYKYLEAGTTAVGAYPYWAYVYDKMAASGIDQATAEKDAKEYFKTNYGITDFSYTEWFAVSNDSYITDDNKEVVKDNVGLRAGKPVYSYEGWWGYDSMPVIKSTNGSEYQSGNWGEKIIGNEDGTSVTQYWLSEGSNGWRLDVANEVSDETWQKFRESVKALDSDAVIIGEIWDDATEYLLGDMYDSVMNYVFRNAVLSYAKGGSKEDMEKTLEKIRERYPKEAFYAMMNLVGSHDTSRVLSYLDGIDDDRKDTSIGAAFPTYEKTSDLAKQRQYLVAFLQFTYAGAPTIYYGDEIGMVGADDPDDRRAFTWGEGNKELVTWYATLADIRSNYAALRTGDVTVFDAKAEDGTTCDSIVSYVRSDDKDTLVVLANNAQEEKTVVVDLNELGVNETALTDLISGSVVNAAGGKVTVTVPALSGMILTADAKQTTVDEAALAPAYDPAYKVAQRVVATDVTLAKDKITLDSGKTESLKAVVTPDNATQGGAVVWSSSDEKVASVDANGVVTAVGAGKAVITATAKYSVNQVSASCDVTVNVKKDDSGKGDDSKKDDDSKKDDDSKKDDSKKDDDTKKDESKAEGKVVSYTITSSADWTKLADELGTLSEDAVVEVTATKDTETIPSGVLSKLAGTKIVMKVKLENGITWKIDGSKLTAGKTYADVNLGVTKNTANIPAGLIQAIPDTKATVQISLAHSGEFGFEMTMNVPLGSEYKGLYANLYYYNPSTGKLEFVQAVTIGEDGSADLKFTHASDYVIAISEKNLEHANVTPAVDTGDHAPMAMLFVVLLGMGCVGAGVYRNRRQKRA; encoded by the coding sequence ATGAAAAGGTTTTTCAAGAGAGCAGTCAGTATGGGGCTGATTGCTACACTGGTGGCAACATTACTGCCATCTTCATTTGGATGGTCTCTGACAGCAAAAGCTGCAGAAAATACGGTTGTCGTTTCGGACCTTATGCAGGTTAAAATTGGTGAAACAGTAACCGATATGCAACTTTATCGAAATGGCGTCTATGAGGCAGCATGTAATCTTACCGCAGGTACCTATGAGGCAAATCTGTTGGTAAATGGCGAGACAGTAGGAGATGCGGATAGCGTTACAGTATCCGCAGATGAGACGGTATATTTCCGTTACCGGGATGGGGTGTTCCAGGATTCTGTCAGTGATAACACATTAGTACATAGCGCTGCGATTGTTGGTAATTTTATGGGCATAGAGTTCTTGAGTGATTCAGAGGATGAAACTTCCCGGTATGACATTGCTAGCTGGAATCCGGAAGATACCAATGCCGAGCTTGCATACATTGGCGGTGGACTGTATGAAAGAACATACTATTTCAAAGAGTTAACAGAAGATGTGGAACTTGCAGACGGTGGATATAAGGTAGCATTTGATGATGCATGGGGCAGTGATTTTGGAAATGGAAGCAGCAATATTGCACTGACTATTCCGGCAGGAAGCACATCGCTTACCGTACTTTGTGATGAAATTAACAGAGTTGTTTATGATTCCATCCGTACACCGGATTTTGTCATCAAACAAAACAGTGGTGATGTAAATGCAAATGCTTTTCACACAACCGTTTCCTTAATTGGAACAGCAAGATGTGATGAGGCAGCAAACTGGTCAGCAGGTGCAACTGGATATGAGTTCTCCCAGATATCCGACACGTTATTTCTTTATCAGAAGGTGTTTGCAGCTGGCAATTATGAATACAAATGTGTATTCAATTACAGCAATTGGTATGAGGCAGAGGGTGGAAATAAAAAATTAGCCATTGAAGCGGATAATACCAATGTCATATTTTTATATGATACGACAACAGGACTTTTGAAAGATTCCTTGAACAATGCAAGTGAAGTAGCACAGGCTCTTGGCATGGAGGCTGAACCAGAGGCACCGGCTGAGGCAAAAGTAGAAGATTTAGCAAATGGTAAGACAAGATTTACCATGCCGGTTCCACAGGGTAGTTCCGTAGAGCTTTACTATGCCGCAAAAGCAGACGTAGAAAAAGATGGTGCGTCGGCGTTTGAAAAGCTTGCACTGAATAAAACAAAAACAGAAGAAGAGACAGGAAATGATGTTTACCAGACACAAGATTTATTCTTAGGTGACAACGCAATTGATGCTGTATACTACTACATGGTAGATGGAAATAAGCAGTTGGATTCTTCGAATGATACAGTGACCGTTAATGGGGAAAACTATTCTTCCTATACGAGAGATGCATTTAAAGGACGTCTTGTCAATGTGCCGGGTACATTCCCTGGTCCAAGCTGGGACGCAGCTTCCAATAAGATGACTTATGTTGGAAATGGTATTTACCAATATACATTTAAAGATGTTCCTGCAGCAAATTATCAGTTTAAGATTTCGTTTGGTTCCTGGGACGAGAACTATGGTGTTGCCGGAAAGCCAGGCGGAGACAATTATAGCCTTACCGTACCGGAAAAACAGGATGTAACGGTTTATTATAGTGATTTCAGTCATCTTGCAGTGACAAGCATTGATTATGTATTTGCAGATATTTCCTTATTGGGAACCGGTATTCCTGCAGATACCAAATTGACAGACGAAGGTCTAACCGGTATCTATTCGGTAACGGTTCCAATGAAAAAAGGAACTTATACAGACTTGAAATTACACGATAACAAAGAAAACGTTTCCTATGAATTTGGAACTGTAAAAGTAGACGAGGATAAGGATGTCACCTTCTATTACGATCCAAGTTCTGAGGTATTCTACTGTGATGCCTCCAATGAACCGATTGAAGAGGAACATATTTATTACAACACAAAATCCAGCGACTGCAAGAGCGTGTATGGAGCAGTTGCAACCGGGGAGGATGTTACGTTTACCATTCAGACCGGAACGGATATCAAAAATGTACGTCTTGTGGTAAAGGGTGTTGAAAAGAAAGTATTACCACTCGAAAAAACAGGAGACGTTACAGACGGCGTACAAAAATGGAGCGTTACAACCAACTTTTCCAAAATCGGTGAAGTACAGTATTATTTTGTATTATCAAATGGTTCTGCAGTAAAAATTTATTCAGATGATGACGGATATTATGGAGAGGGAATGGTTACCGATTTAACCAATATCAAACCATACGATTTGGTTGTTTATCAGGATGGATTCAAGACACCGGACTGGATGAAGAATGCGGTAATCTATCAGATTTTCCCAGAACGTTTCTTTGACGGTGATGTCTCAAATGATTTTGCACAGACATCTGCACGTGGCGAGACGGATTATGAATACATTACAGACTGGGATACATTACCGGAGAATCCAGAGCAGGAGACAAAATTAGACGAAGATACTTATAAGTCAACCGGAGCATACTATGGCGATGGCAATTGGAGTAATGAGATTTACGGTGGAGATTTAGCCGGTATCACAGACAAAATTGATTACTTAAAGGCACTTGGTGTCAATGTTATTTACATCAATCCGGTATTTTCTTCTATTTCCAGCCACCGTTATGACACCAGTGATTATGAGATGATTGATCCAATCTTAGGCGATTTAGGTGACTTTAAGGAACTTGTAAAGACAGCAGAAGAAAATGATATGCACATCGTATTAGACGGTGTATTCAACCATGTTTCTGATGATTCAAAATATTTTGACCGTTATTACAAATATTTAGAGGCTGGAACAACAGCAGTCGGTGCATACCCATATTGGGCTTATGTTTATGATAAAATGGCTGCTTCTGGCATTGACCAGGCAACAGCTGAAAAAGACGCAAAAGAATACTTTAAGACAAATTATGGAATTACAGACTTTTCTTATACAGAATGGTTTGCAGTTTCAAATGACAGCTACATTACAGATGACAACAAAGAGGTTGTCAAAGATAACGTTGGACTTCGTGCCGGAAAACCAGTGTACAGCTACGAAGGATGGTGGGGTTATGACAGCATGCCTGTTATTAAGTCTACCAATGGTTCGGAATATCAGTCTGGAAACTGGGGCGAAAAGATTATTGGAAATGAAGATGGCACAAGTGTAACCCAGTACTGGCTGAGCGAAGGCTCTAACGGATGGAGATTGGACGTAGCAAACGAGGTTTCCGATGAAACCTGGCAGAAATTCCGTGAATCGGTAAAAGCATTGGACAGCGATGCAGTGATTATCGGAGAAATCTGGGATGACGCAACCGAGTATCTGTTGGGAGATATGTATGATTCTGTTATGAACTATGTCTTCCGTAATGCAGTTCTCTCTTATGCAAAAGGTGGTTCCAAAGAGGATATGGAAAAGACCTTGGAAAAAATCAGAGAGCGTTATCCAAAAGAAGCATTTTACGCCATGATGAACCTGGTTGGTTCTCATGATACATCACGAGTTCTTTCTTACTTAGATGGAATCGATGACGACAGAAAAGATACCTCAATTGGGGCAGCATTCCCAACTTATGAGAAAACATCCGATCTTGCAAAACAAAGACAGTATCTGGTAGCATTTTTACAGTTTACGTATGCAGGTGCTCCAACCATCTATTATGGAGACGAAATTGGTATGGTTGGTGCAGATGACCCGGATGACAGACGTGCATTTACCTGGGGAGAAGGAAATAAAGAGCTTGTTACCTGGTATGCAACATTAGCAGACATCAGATCGAACTACGCAGCACTTCGTACCGGAGATGTCACAGTCTTTGACGCAAAAGCAGAGGATGGTACAACATGTGACAGCATTGTTTCTTATGTAAGAAGTGATGATAAAGATACTTTGGTCGTTCTTGCAAACAATGCACAGGAAGAAAAGACAGTTGTAGTTGATTTGAATGAATTAGGTGTAAATGAGACAGCTTTGACAGATTTGATTAGTGGAAGCGTAGTAAATGCGGCAGGTGGAAAAGTAACCGTTACGGTACCTGCACTTAGCGGCATGATTTTAACAGCAGATGCAAAACAGACAACTGTTGATGAGGCTGCATTAGCACCAGCTTATGACCCGGCTTACAAAGTAGCACAAAGAGTGGTTGCAACAGATGTAACATTAGCAAAAGACAAGATTACTTTAGACAGCGGTAAGACAGAAAGCTTAAAGGCAGTTGTGACACCAGACAACGCGACACAGGGTGGAGCTGTTGTATGGTCATCCAGCGATGAAAAAGTAGCTTCCGTTGATGCAAACGGCGTGGTAACAGCAGTAGGTGCAGGAAAAGCTGTGATTACGGCAACCGCAAAATACAGTGTAAATCAGGTATCTGCGTCCTGTGATGTTACCGTAAATGTGAAGAAGGATGATTCCGGCAAGGGCGATGATTCCAAGAAAGATGACGATTCTAAGAAAGACGATGATTCCAAGAAGGATGATTCCAAGAAAGATGATGATACGAAGAAGGATGAATCCAAGGCAGAAGGCAAGGTTGTAAGCTATACGATTACAAGCAGTGCAGACTGGACAAAACTTGCGGATGAACTTGGAACCTTATCAGAGGATGCAGTTGTTGAGGTAACAGCAACCAAAGATACAGAGACAATTCCAAGTGGTGTGTTGTCAAAACTTGCAGGAACGAAGATTGTCATGAAAGTGAAACTTGAGAATGGCATTACCTGGAAGATAGATGGAAGCAAACTTACAGCAGGAAAAACATATGCGGATGTCAATTTAGGCGTTACAAAGAATACCGCAAACATTCCAGCAGGTTTGATTCAGGCAATTCCAGATACCAAAGCAACCGTTCAGATTTCACTTGCCCACAGTGGAGAATTCGGTTTTGAAATGACCATGAACGTTCCACTTGGAAGTGAGTACAAGGGCTTGTATGCAAACCTTTATTATTACAATCCAAGCACCGGTAAATTAGAATTCGTGCAGGCAGTAACAATTGGCGAAGATGGCTCTGCAGATTTGAAGTTTACACATGCAAGTGATTATGTAATCGCAATCAGCGAGAAAAATCTGGAACATGCAAATGTAACACCGGCAGTTGATACAGGAGACCATGCGCCAATGGCAATGCTGTTTGTCGTATTGCTTGGCATGGGATGTGTAGGAGCAGGTGTTTACCGAAACAGAAGACAAAAGAGAGCATAG